The following coding sequences lie in one Vespula pensylvanica isolate Volc-1 chromosome 7, ASM1446617v1, whole genome shotgun sequence genomic window:
- the LOC122630659 gene encoding A-kinase anchor protein 9-like isoform X4, translating to MSSMSEEDERRKRSLEAGRDLLEKYKIARSNKTQGMHYVQTDEQSDEESYHNDKSMDQRGSFMNEVMSSRDITQSSVSMSEGEADRDLEGMAGRVAELEELLQGKEAIVAALNAEIDHLRGETSSPNSSQSHNSSIPSRDVICLYHTKLQEFEKAINQRDNLIEDLTSSLEQALSARDALVAQLNSLNATRESSPRGTHSINLQEKIDMLETTLTNQKTVISKLNSQLAQIHKHVQTLEMEKETRNAEISDYKIQINNLNEQIRLGAAEKNLNIAEMLEQQKQYEARVDKIKQDMQHILEKFTAETNTNTARHQQEIKDLAIKHETELKNICVKYEEHLQSLKEENKLLADRLNKELPDLESRHAKELSVFQAQLAHYKKTVETLKLELVNRSEAQNRAQAEADMFNSKLEELQVQAENTRRLQELNNQKEKELLNEQIELHKIQLDEITSKYVAATTVLESKESIERSLDQALVNAATLKQENDGLKFQLDDLSSRYSAAQSLIENNQAHERTMSSRIYDLEKSLSRLSGINVSMLSEFNETTYQTLDEVTIKYQLTKQRLEEKEQLEKVLIDKIQNLEDNGCKMKKELEQANLTNKSYEKQLKDTKNMCDKLESEMISLRESNLTNYVPPENVTNNDSKNINVIDKSESIELLQKLATYENEIKELKRIVEQKNTENTDNTKKLNDLAEQMKHSEDECKQLKNGLAIAWAQCAEVEEKLNQTLAIQDSTIDISLPLSEFCAALPKHFGYNKSTNDFTNDTQNSFNETNNLDIIKQQNDEKIKSMQEEVKYLTQENENMFKEMEHLIEKQSNYDEISNKLHQYCVLCDKLESEKQSLLDENRKLKADWEEINVLHKSLDDLQVEKNKLQKDIDNLIEQHKHEISAIKADCSKELKAMQTLLLNVKEGNIGLNELKNELEIRHAKEMEELRTYFEEKCLQMEKQYSEEVFSQQSKKMSDNDSEIEELTEDVYFGGAGDCLNVGNISGHHSRSGTPVVTKETKHKISNEDLSQVETEHETSMKTLKQQLDKKNVEIQNMKLYYEKLLEDQKEIHKSQLKSTKVDVGPSFLTKPIEQCCQTEFDTRTLENGELSKLQAAYNHQLEEQVALAKLDIVNALQEQIQALLLVENDGEDNWPSELIILRDKLTNNAKQQIQELKENHAVEVLRLKEQYSLNLAQLIENHKEEIHKIKVGEMSEGFEKEIDIDNSVVSLKIGVKERDHLHKMCLTLKNLIGELIRYFAVCEEEVNNTLINEVLKRQIPSLNLEEDIAGTGIDHSKIPEAKNENATKVHPNSSEVKVKKVHFAPQSDEIISIINSDNETLRGILVHNEDVIEKLRSELNNSLRRLRTESAEIFNIPLSPDEKLDISSNDMWKKNIIEELTTKLNHTEGLLLNYQEESEQLKMNIIELQRKLINAENKKEIITEGYGEHDETRNDITLQDFSQLQEKARHVLSNGGGEGSYLLQLIEELCTQSDKLMEDARKEKEDLQQQQVPLETTSPSYIHRVCCGKIEAADKQLRATRTFLEEQAAEREAERDESAKQINHLQEQLKEREREKERDQRITSEVEALESQMREMSSMMSDTEAKKSETESELKAAVDKIWVLRDIVHDLEQQLQGKIEREESLQLQITQLEAIITAQTKNQQDLVQELDSIKMGETSRQINEHITHLQEELRKHKLSSEHFDANSSTLKQMKVELRDLQVQLDKRIKNLESLHISDSTLSISQSQPSEDVSIREQIDATRCPTPDDPTAPLILPLDEILKLKEKILKHARVEEAAFKKIKDLEMELSGLKNQNEELQAEQEILQQTASEQLYQMEAMRGRLEQQKQSAPFAQRQATSRLELELHEANTKIQALEQAISDKELELNDVKDQLQRSNQLLLEKEAEIANVVQLESMTIQKLKDRLTVLEDEKMNLQSKVGIQEQAQLELPQLIDSMLADKNEEIDHLKEQLVKKEKQLEIYSSVALDEAQLRELAKHVEPKNSARTLSDILSIHSECEDVSEAVRCGQSLVQTIPHNISSFKVSSTSPSSKDALDASVIPLLETNKISMQVPPLDLGSHSQSTYNQNLHVSVDDIDLPPNETESKMSSQDMVGNASDTNKPSIETKQTIRSPVIKEISGNNVFCTGNKKINNDSSQDSFKSYRTSATHIREFDNETMQLQVQHLEKELHEIKEELNDKTTMLEKRESELLTLRKQFDELQLELKETCETQTRDKNFYKNQYELIQASENKIRKDLLQVENTLKLKKNELQDMKDKMQTNEKIMIELNSENSKLKETMQNKNDEIMQKYVMSVQEKARELQTLQDVLSEKEITIETIQTRNIEIENENKQLYEYKKKWDQCERELIDCQSEIQRLTDGLNNRDQIIRRLEEMARRSNFSGTSSPSDCKDQEIHHLQEYLKEKDKVIRQMSDDSRSLHRALETIQSKMKESGNVVELRKKLKEEYKINAELRDTIERLSKELEVLREYSARRSQDDTDIEDMVQRELNLSARLDKQIMNAIDSDQEEMILQGRERESVSQCSSPYKKRTDENQYEILVRKCAELKLRLKQADKVNEELLKLKDELEIEKEMLKCQVAEYENRIFQIKSDLSQESKKIMELDKELSGERNLVRSLKLQMEKSQKLMQSAHVQNNELIECLQGKLKSSLVIEEKLRNEISSMRQEHKNLEIRLSSMREHIESQKIDQLPGLIDLLKTEQMKYIALVEEYEKEQRNNSELRDILKKIETERNRYEKQLEVVVEEKESLVSNLVLVEGIKEQLETDLRRIKEELKAKEDECEWLQKRIKTMSDAEAKRQDKRASEHYELKGLRRGLENAKEVIIDLEADMKQSKQELKESGERELKLQQKLDSFKIKETELIEKLSLSKEEERKQRELAFELQQKLKTYVKKMVDLTKELDNRSTKENNDPAKYMNRIKELTDANEKYSTEKDTLHFKLVKVKHDKDQLKQQIKELQTQLQQNKHFPSANAGQLENVDKAEHIYGKYLRANSKWKSLIYQKRYLLCVIGSYEISEENTFAILAQLTRKERLYIKRDHQRKRAIFRFKSAVLVIISIHRMKWLIVRWRTGRRIGANMLLGNQNQSFVPPIRFPTLNHSPPIREKSIFEKDPGSGFDLEQYYQRLKNIQQTLGLAVVEPGAVDDISSE from the exons atgagCAGTATGTCGGAAGAAGATGAGCGTAGAAAACGTTCATTGGAAGCTGGGAGAGATTTg ttggaaaaatataaaatagcaaGGTCAAATAAAACACAAGGAATGCATTATGTTCAGACAGATGAACAGTCTGACGAAGAATCTTATCATAATGATAAATCAATGGACCAAAGAGGATCATTT ATGAATGAAGTTATGTCTTCGAGAGATATAACGCAAAGTAGCGTTAGTATGAGCGAAGGAGAAGCGGATAGAGATTTAGAAGGTATGGCGGGACGTGTAGCTGAGTTAGAAGAACTATTGCAAGGGAAAGAAGCTATTGTCGCAGCATTGAATGCAGAAATTGATCATCTTAGAGGAGAAACGTCTTCTCCAAACTCGTCGCAAAGTCATAATAGTAGTATTCCTAGTAGAGATGTAATATGTTTGTATCATACAAAA TTACAAGAATTTGAAAAAGCAATAAATCAAAgagataatttaatagaagATTTGACGTCTTCTTTGGAACAAGCATTGTCTGCTAGAGATGCGCTCGTAGCTCAACTCAATTCTTTGAATGCAACAAGAGAGTCTAGCCCAAGAGGCACGCATAGTATAAATTTGCAAGAAAAA ATTGATATGTTAGAAACTACTTTAACCAATCAAAAAACTGTCataagtaaattaaattctcAATTGGCACAAATTCATAAACATGTTCAGACATtagaaatggaaaaggaaacgCGAAATGCTGAGATTagtgattataaaatacaaattaataatttgaacGAACAAATTCGTCTTGGTGCTGCTGAAAAGAATTTGAACATTGCAGAGATGTTGGAACAACAAAAGCAGTACGAAGCACGcgttgataaaataaaacaggaCATGCaacatattttagaaaaattcacAGCTGAAACCAATACAAATACTGCTAGACATCAGCAGGAAATAAAg GACTTAGCAATAAAACATGAaactgaattaaaaaatatttgtgtgAAGTATGAGGAACATTTACAGTCgttgaaggaagaaaataaattattagccGACCGTTTGAACAAAGAATTACCAGATTTAGAAAGTAGACACGCCAAAGAATTATCAGTTTTTCAAGCACAGTTGGcacattataaaaaaactGTTGAGACTTTAAAACTTGAGTTGGTAAATCGTTCGGAGGCTCAAAATAGAGCTCAAGCTGAAGCTGATATGTTTAATTCGAAACTTGAAGAGCTTCAAGTACAAGCGGAGAATACACGTCGCTTGCAAGAACTGAAtaatcaaaaggaaaaagaattattgaacGAACAGATTGAATTGCATAAAATTCAATTAGATGAGATTACATCGAAATATGTTGCTGCTACCACTGTATTAGAATCTAAAGAAAGTATTGAACGTTCATTGGATCAGGCATTGGTAAATGCTGCTACATTGAAACAGGAAAATGATGGATTGAAATTTCAATTGGATGATTTATCATCTAGATATTCAGCAGCTCAATCTCTTATCGAAAATAACCAAGCGCACGAGCGTACCATGAGTTCTAGAATATACGATTTGGAGAAATCATTGTCACGACTCAGTGGTATAAACGTTAGTATGCTTAGTGAATTTAATGAGACTACTTATCAAACTTTGGATGAAGTAACCATCAAATATCAATTAACGAAGCAAAGGCTCGAGGAGAAGGAACAGTtggaaaaagtattaattgacaaaatacaaaatttggAAGATAACGGatgtaaaatgaagaaagaattgGAACAAGCTAACCTTACTAATAAATCTTATGAGAAACAATTGAAggatacaaaaaatatgtgCGACAAATTAGAATCTGAAATGATATCATTGAGAGAATCAAATTTGACGAATTACGTGCCTCCTGAAAATGTTACGAATAAcgatagtaaaaatataaatgtcatAGATAAAAGTGAATCTATCGAGTTGCTTCAGAAATTAGCGAcgtatgaaaatgaaataaaagaattaaaacgaATCGTAGAACAGAAGAATACTGAAAATACAGATAACACGAAAAAACTAAACGATCTTGCGGAACAAATGAAACATTCGGAAGATGAATgcaaacaattaaaaaatggtTTGGCGATAGCTTGGGCACAATGTGCAGAAGTCgaggaaaaattaaatcagACACTGGCTATACAAGACAGTACTATTGACATATCTTTACCATTATCAGAATTTTGTGCAGCCTTACCTAAACATTTTGGATATAATAAGAGTACCAACGATTTTACAAATGACACTCAAAATTCGTTTAATGAAACTAATAATCTAGATATTATTAAGCAACAAaacgatgagaaaataaaGTCAATGCAGGAGGAAGTGAAATATCTTACGCAAGAAAATGAGAACATGTTTAAGGAGATGGAACATTTGATAGAAAAACAATCAAATTACGATGAGATATCAAACAAATTGCATCAATATTGTGTGTTATGCGATAAATTAGAATCGGAGAAGCAATCTTTATTggatgaaaatagaaaattgaaagcaGATTgggaagaaataaatgtattacatAAATCGTTAGACGACTTGCaagtagaaaagaataagttACAAAAGGatatagataatttaattgaacAGCACAAACATGAGATAAGTGCTATTAAAGCAGATTGTTCCAAGGAATTAAAAGCAATGCAAACGCTTTTACTTAAcgtgaaagaaggaaatatcgGATTGAACGAATTGAAGAACGAATTAGAAATACGTCATGctaaagaaatggaagaattAAGAACGTATTTCGAAGAGAAATGTTTGCAAATGGAAAAACAGTATTCCGAGGAAGTGTTTAGCCAACAGTCGAAAAAAATGTCCGATAATGACAGTGAAATTGAAGAATTAACGGAAGATGTATATTTTGGAGGTGCAGGAGATTGTTTGAACGTTGGAAACATCTCTGGACATCACTCTAGAAGCGGTACACCTGTTGTCactaaagaaacaaaacataaaatttctaatgagGATTTGTCTCAGGTAGAAACAGAACATGAAACAAGTATGAAGACATTGAAACAACAAttggataagaaaaatgtggaaatacaaaatatgaaattatattatgaaaaattattagaagatCAAAAGGAAATACATAAAAGTCAATTGAAGAGTACAAAAGTGGATGTCGGCCCttcatttttaacaaaacCAATCGAACAG TGTTGTCAAACGGAGTTTGATACAAGAACACTGGAAAATGGTGAACTATCCAAGTTGCAAGCTGCCTACAATCATCAGTTAGAAGAACAGGTGGCATTAGCTAAACTTGACATTGTCAACGCTCTTCAGGAACAAATTCAG GCACTTTTATTAGTTGAAAACGACGGAGAAGATAATTGGCCATccgaattaataatattacgagATAAATTAACTAATAACGCTAAGCAACAAATAcaagaattgaaagaaaatcatgCTGTTGAGGTGCTTCGTTTAAAAGAACAATACTCTCTTAATTTAGCTCAGTTAATCGAAAatcataaagaagaaattcataaGATTAAAGTAGGAGAGATGTCTGAAGGTTTTGAAAAGGAAATTGATATTGATAATTCTGTAGTTTCCTTGAAAATTGGAGTTAAAGAAAG agATCATTTACATAAGATGTGTTTGactcttaaaaatttaattggaGAATTGATAAGATATTTTGCTGTTTGCGAAGAAGAAGTCAATAATACCCTCATCAATGAAGTTTTAAAAAGACAAATACCTTCATTAAATTTAGAAGAAGATATTGCGGGTACAGGAATTGATCATTCCAAAATACCTGAAGCAAAGAATGAAAATGCAACTAAAGTTCATCCAAATTCCTCAGAAGTAAAAGTTAAGAAGGTTCATTTTGCTCCACAATCTGatgaaattatatcaattataaatagTGATAACGAGACATTAAGGGGTATACTTGTTCACAATGAAgatgtaatagaaaaattacgGTCTGAATTAAATAACAGCTTACGTAGACTAAGAACAGAGAGtgcagaaatatttaatattccaCTTTCACCTGAcgaaaaattagatatatctTCAAACGATAtgtggaagaaaaatattatcgaagaacTGACTACTAAATTAAATCATACGGAAggtttattattgaattaccAAGAAGAATCAGAAcaattgaaaatgaatattattgagCTGCAAAGGAAATTGATTAATgctgaaaacaaaaaggaaattattacCGAAGGTTATGGCGAACACGACGAGACTAGAAATGATATTACTCTTCAAGATTTTTCACAATTACAAGAAAAAG cAAGACATGTATTGTCCAATGGTGGTGGTGAGGGTTCATATTTATTGCAATTGATAGAAGAATTGTGTACTCAAAGTGACAAATTAATGGAAGatgcaagaaaagaaaaagaagatttacaACAACAG CAGGTGCCTTTAGAAACTACTTCTCCTTCATACATTCACAGGGTTTGCTGTGGAAAG ATCGAAGCAGCGGACAAACAATTAAGAGCAACACGTACATTCTTGGAAGAACAAGCAGCAGAACGCGAGGCTGAACGAGATGAGTCTGccaaacaaataaatcatttgCAAGAgcaattgaaagaaagagaacgtgaaaaagaaagagatcaacGCATAACTTCTGag GTGGAAGCTCTCGAATCGCAGATGAGAGAAATGTCCTCTATGATGTCAGATACGGAAGCTAAAAAATCTGAGACAGAAAGTGAATTGAAAGCTGCAGTTGACAAAATTTGGGTTTTAAGAGACATTGTACATGATTTGGAGCAACAATTGCAGggaaagatcgaaagagaagaatcatTGCAACTTCAGATTACACAATTGGAAGCAATAATTACTGCTCAAACAAAAAATCAACAGGATCTTGTACAGGAGTTAGATTCCATAAAGATGGGCGAAACTAGTAGACAAATAAACGAACATATTACTCATTTACAA gaAGAATTAAGGAAACATAAGTTAAGCTCTGAACACTTTGATGCTAATTCTTCTACTTTGAAACAGATGAAAGTCGAGCTTCGAGATTTACAAGTTCAATTggacaaaagaataaaaaatttggagTCCTTACATATTTCTGATTCTACTTTAAGTATTAGTCAAAGTCAGCCAAGCGAAGATGTTTCTATCAGAGAACAAATTGATGCCACTAGATGTCCTACGCCAGATGATCCTACAGCTCCACTAATTCTACCTCTTGACGAAATACTTAAACTCAAGGAGAAAATCTTGAAACATGCCAGAGTTGAGGAAGCTGCTTTTAAAAAGATCAAGGATTTGGAGATGGAATTATCAGGGCTCAAAAATCAAAATGAGGAATTACAAGCAGAGCAAGAAATATTACAACAAACTGCATCCGAACAATTGTATCAAATGGAAGCAATGCGTGGTCGTTTAGAACAACAGAAACAAAGTGCTCCGTTTGCTCAAAGACAAGCAACGTCAAGATTAGAACTTGAATTGCACGAAGCCAACACCAAGATCCAAGCATTGGAGCAAGCTATTTCTGATAAGGAATTAGAG tTAAATGATGTGAAGGATCAGCTGCAGAGATCCAATCAGTTATTATTAGAGAAAGAAGCAGAAATTGCAAACGTCGTTCAATTAGAGAGTATGACGATTCAGAAACTGAAAGATCGTTTAACCGTTTTAGAAGACGAGAAAATGAATCTGCAg TCGAAAGTTGGCATTCAAGAACAAGCTCAATTGGAGTTACCCCAATTAATAGATTCTATGTTGgctgataaaaatgaagaaatagatCATCTTAAGGAACAATtggttaaaaaagagaaacaattaGAAATCTATTCGTCCGTAGCATTGGACGAAGCACAGCTTAGAGAATTAGCGAAGCATGTTGAACCAAAAAATAGTGCTCGTACTCTAAGCGACATACTTTCTATTCATTCGGAGTGCGAAGATGTTTCTGAAGCCGTTAGATGTGGTCAAAGTTTAGTACAGACTATACCTCATAATATTTCTAGTTTTAAAGTATCATCGACTTCTCCATCGTCGAAAGATGCATTGGATGCGTCTGTCATTCCTTTGTTAGAAACTAACAAAATAAGTATGCAGGTACCTCCGTTAGACTTAGGCTCGCATTCTCAAAGTACGTACAATCAGAATCTACATGTGTCTGTCGACGACATTGATTTACCTCCTAACGAGACAGAATCAAAAATGTCTTCGCAAGACATGGTTGGAAATGCAAGTGACACAAACAAACCGTCtatcgaaacaaaacaaactaTACGTAGTcctgtaataaaagaaatttcaggTAACAATGTATTCTGTAcgggtaataaaaaaataaacaatgataGTTCTCAGGATAGTTTCAAATCTTATCGAACGTCTGCTACTCACATTCGAGAGTTTGACAATGAAACTATGCAATTACAAGTTCaacatttagaaaaagaattacacgAGATAAAGGAAGAATTGAACGACAAAACAACGATGTTGGAGAAACGTGAAAGTGAACTATTGACTTTACGTAAGCAATTTGACGAATTGCAATTAGAGTTGAAAGAGACTTGTGAAACTCAAACGCGCGATAAGAACTTTTATAAGAATCAATACGAATTGATTCAAGCGTCTGAAAACAAGATAAGAAAGGATTTGTTGCAAGTGGAAAATACAttgaagttaaagaaaaacgagttGCAGGATATGAAGGATAAAAtgcaaacgaatgaaaaaatcatGATAGAATTGAATAGTGAAAATTCTAAATTAAAGGAGACCATGCAAAATAAGAACGATGAAATTATGCAAAAGTATGTTATGTCGGTTCAAGAGAAAGCGCGCGAATTACAAACCCTTCAAGATGTTCTATCAGAAAAGGAAATCACTATCGAAACTATTCAAACTAGAAACATTGAGATTGAAAATGAGAATAAAcaattatacgaatataagaaaaaatgggATCAATGTGAACGGGAACTTATAGACTGTCAAAGTGAAATCCAAAGATTGACGGATGGATTAAACAATAGAGATCAGATTATTAGAAGATTAGAAGAAATGGCAAGGCGTAGTAATTTTTCGGGTACATCCTCGCCATCTGATTGTAAAGATCAGGAGATACATCATCTTcaagaatatttgaaagaaaaagataaagttatAAGGCAGATGAGCGATGACAGTAGAAGTTTACACAGAGCTTTAGAAACTATCCAAAGTAAAATGAAGGAATCTGGTAATGTAGTGGAGTTAAGGAAAAAACTCAAAGaggaatataaaatcaatgcAGAATTGCGCGATACGATTGAAAGATTAAGTAAAGAACTTGAAGTTTTAAGAGAATATTCTGCAC gTCGATCGCAGGACGATACCGACATCGAAGATATGGTACAAAGAGAACTTAATTTATCAGCTCGTTTGGATAAACAAATTATGAATGCCATCGATAGCGATcaagaagaaatgatattgcaaggaagagaaagagaatctgtTTCACAATGCTCTTCCCCTTACAAAAAGAGAACTGATGAGAatcaatatgaaatattgGTACGAAAATGTGCGGAACTTAAATTACGATTGAAACAGGCGGATAAGGTTAATgaagaattattgaaattaaaggATGAGTTGGAAATTGAAAAGGAAATGCTTAAGTGTCAGGTAGCGGAGTATGAAAATCGCATCTTCCAAATAAA GTCAGATTTATCTCAggaatcaaagaaaataatggaacTTGACAAGGAACTTTcaggagaaagaaatttagtacgttctttaaaattacaaatggAAAAAAGTCAAAAATTAATGCAGTCGGCTCATGTTCAAAATAACGAACTTATCGAG TGTTTGCAAGGGAAGTTAAAGTCGTCGCTCgtcatcgaagaaaaattaagaaacgaGATATCCTCGATGCGCcaagaacataaaaatttggaaataCGATTGAGTTCTATGAGAGAACATATTGAGTCTCAAAAGATAGATCAATTGCCCGGTTTGATAGATCTTTTAAAAACCGAGCAAATGAAGTACATAGCGTTGGTCGAGGAGTATGAAAAGGAACAGAGAAATAATTCAGAACTACGAGATATCttgaagaaaatcgaaacgGAAAGAAATCGTTATGAAAAACAATTAGAGGTAGttgtcgaagagaaagagagtttagTGAGTAATTTGGTACTAGTCGAAGGTATTAAAGAACAACTGGAAACCGATCTTAGAAGAatcaaagaagaattaaagGCAAAAGAAGATGAATGCGAATGGTTacaaaaaaggattaaaacgATGTCCGATGCAGAAGCAAAAAGACAAGATAAAAGAGCTAGCGAACATTACGAGCTTAAAGGATTAAGAAGAGGACTTGAAAATGCGAAAGAAGTTATAATAGATTTGGAAGCTGATATGAAACAATCGAAACAAGAATTAAAGGAATCTGGAGAACGCGAATTAAAATTGCAACAAAAGTTGGACAGttttaaaataaaggaaaccgaattaatagaaaaattgagtttatccaaagaagaagaaaggaaacaaagagagCTGGCATTTGAATTGCAACAAAAGTTAAAAACTTATGTTAAGAAAATGGTAGATCTTACGAAAGAATTAGATAATAGATCTACCAAGGAAAATAACGATCCTGCTAAATATATGAACAGGATTAAG GAATTAACGGatgcaaatgaaaaatattccacCGAGAAAGACACACTTCATTTTAAATTGGTCAAAGTTAAACACGATAAGGACCAACTCAAACAGCAAATAAAAGAACTCCAAACACAATTGCaacaaaataaacattttccgTCTGCGAATGCAGGTCAATTGGAGAACGTTGATAaa GCGGAACATATCTACGGTAAATATCTTCGAGCCAATAGCAAGTGGAAATCGTTGATATATCAAAAACGTTATTTGCTTTGCGTTATTGGAAGTTATGAGATTTCCGAAGAAAATACATTTGCCATACTTGCTCAATTAACACGGAAGGaacgattatatattaaaagggATCATCAACGTAAAAGGGCCATCTTTCGTTTTAAAAGTGCTGTTCTTGTAATCATTAGTATACATCGAATGAAGTGGCTAATTGTACGATGGCGTACGGGTAGACGTATAGGTGCTAACATGCTCTTAGGAAATCAAAATCAATCATTTGTCCCTCCTATTCGATTTCCAACTTTAAATCATTCACCACCGATAAGAGAGAAATCAATATTCGA gaaaGACCCTGGTAGCGGTTTTGACCTTGAACAATATTATCaacgattaaaaaacattCAGCAAACACTTGGATTAGCCGTGGTTGAGCCGGGAGCTGTCGATGATATATCATCcgaatag